DNA sequence from the Candidatus Sericytochromatia bacterium genome:
GTGCCCAGGAGCAGGAGCGCCTGGCCGTGTTGCGCCTGGAGGCCGAAGCGGAGGAGCAGCGAGCCGCCTTCAGCGGGGTGGTTCAGGGGCGTGTGGACGTGGATACGGTGCTGACCATGCACGACTGCCTGGCGGCCAAGGAACGGGAGATTCTCCGACAGCGCCAGGCCCACGACCTGGCCTGTGCACGGAGCGAAAACCAGCGTGAAATCTTGCTGGCGGCACTTCAGGCGGCGGAGGTGCTGCGCAAGCTGAAAGAGCGGGACTGGAACGCCTGGCGGCAAGCCTTGGAACGAGCCGAAACCGCCCAGCTGGATGAGCTGGCCACGCTGCGTCACACCCGGCGGGCACTCTGACCGTAGCGTTCTGAGCCGACGTCGGCGTCGACTCCGGCCCTTCGATGGAAGCCCGAAACGGGCCAGGCGGTAAGGGGCGGAACCCTCAACTTTCCGCTCTGGCCGCCGATAGATCCGAGGTGACCCGTTCTGCGCCCGTGCGCGATCCCAGAAAGAGGTGACCCTCCGTGCCGTTCACTCCCCCGATTGAACTGGGGGCATTGGCCGCAAGGCCAGCTCCCCGGCCCTCGGGCCCACCCAAGTCCGGCGCCGATTTCGGTGCGGCGCTGTTCGCAGCCGACCGACGTGACCCGGTTGCGCCAGTCCAGACTCCCGTCAGCCGACAGGTCGACTCCCCGGCGCGCGAGCCGGACAGAGAGAACAGCTTCTCCCCGCAGGCGGATGACGCCACCCAGGCGGCTGCTACCCCGGTGGAGCACGGCTCGGTCGAGGAATCCGGTCCCGACCAGCCTCAAACGAAGGCCGAGGCGGCTGCCGGCGGCGAGGCGGGTAAACCCGCCAGCGATACCTCCTCCGAATCGGCTGACCAGGCCTCCAAGCCCGACCAGGAGCAAGGGGCCGAGGGCCCGCCCGCTGCTGCTCCCAGTCTGGAAGATCTCGTGCTGGCTGGACCGGCCTTTCCGGTTGGGGTAGACCCCAACCTGGCGGTGGCCCCCGGTTTGATCGTCTCGTGGCTCAACGCGCCCACTCAGACGGTGGGGGGGACCACGGAGACGCTCTCCGGCGAATTTCCCCAGGCCTTGCTCACGGCTCCTGGCATCGCGGTGGAAGGCGGGGCGCAGGCGGCCGGCGCAACCGCGGGACTGACCTCCCTGCCACCAGCGACCGCTGATGCCCCGGACGCGGCGGAGTTTGCGGCCTGGTTGACCTCCACGCCTGAGGGCACCGCCGCGCAGCAATCGCTCAGGTCGACAGGCGCCCAGCGGGGGAGCGGTGAATGGCAGGCGATGGCCCAGGCCCTCGGTGTGACCCAGCTTCAGACCGAAACGAGCACCCCGGAGGGTGCCACGCCTGCCCAGGTCAGCGCTGGCGAGCCCGCGGCCATGATGATCAACTGGGCTCAGGCCGCCGAAGCGCCGGCCGAAGCCCCAGTCGCGGAAGGGTCGAATACCCTGGCGGCGTCGTTGGACGAGGGCCCCGCC
Encoded proteins:
- a CDS encoding flagellar FliJ family protein, which gives rise to MKRFVFRYQTLLEVRERQQAKEEEVLQRLLGAQEQERLAVLRLEAEAEEQRAAFSGVVQGRVDVDTVLTMHDCLAAKEREILRQRQAHDLACARSENQREILLAALQAAEVLRKLKERDWNAWRQALERAETAQLDELATLRHTRRAL
- a CDS encoding flagellar hook-length control protein FliK; amino-acid sequence: MPFTPPIELGALAARPAPRPSGPPKSGADFGAALFAADRRDPVAPVQTPVSRQVDSPAREPDRENSFSPQADDATQAAATPVEHGSVEESGPDQPQTKAEAAAGGEAGKPASDTSSESADQASKPDQEQGAEGPPAAAPSLEDLVLAGPAFPVGVDPNLAVAPGLIVSWLNAPTQTVGGTTETLSGEFPQALLTAPGIAVEGGAQAAGATAGLTSLPPATADAPDAAEFAAWLTSTPEGTAAQQSLRSTGAQRGSGEWQAMAQALGVTQLQTETSTPEGATPAQVSAGEPAAMMINWAQAAEAPAEAPVAEGSNTLAASLDEGPALETASPAMPQVDVALESETEQVVSTAAPEARPETVGLNAPSGDKALGDTTRTGAAPAAPQTPVRAEEVLPQILKQAELMKAQQQNTLKLQLYPEHLGKLEIKVVSHQGVLSAQLTADSTQVKGLLENQVVALQRSLQELGLKVDRVEVALNSAGLGGFDMGSSPFADQQQQQQGQRTASGGRQVNDYGTWNGNDETLAELVATPGDRAQGIDFVA